From the genome of Novosphingobium sp. TH158, one region includes:
- a CDS encoding GFA family protein: protein MPAPYTGSCQCGAVKAIISGEPIAVRQCWCRQCQKLTGGPATANAMFLLKDIEMTGELVDSGYTAASGNAYRQLRCASCGNPVMGDSSGRPHARIIRLGFLDEGHGLKPTAAIWLSEAPDWAEVAEGVERFEGQPPPPPQAVG from the coding sequence ATGCCTGCGCCTTATACCGGCAGCTGCCAGTGCGGCGCCGTAAAGGCGATAATCTCGGGCGAGCCCATCGCCGTGCGCCAGTGCTGGTGCCGCCAGTGCCAGAAGCTTACCGGCGGCCCGGCCACGGCCAATGCGATGTTCCTGCTGAAGGACATCGAGATGACCGGCGAACTGGTCGATAGCGGCTATACGGCGGCAAGCGGCAATGCCTATCGCCAGCTGCGCTGCGCCAGCTGCGGCAACCCGGTGATGGGCGACAGCTCGGGGCGTCCGCATGCGCGTATTATCCGGTTGGGCTTTCTGGACGAAGGCCATGGCCTGAAGCCGACTGCCGCGATCTGGCTGTCGGAAGCGCCGGACTGGGCGGAGGTTGCCGAAGGGGTCGAGCGCTTCGAAGGCCAGCCGCCGCCACCGCCCCAAGCCGTCGGCTGA
- a CDS encoding MoxR family ATPase: protein MRFEGTSNYVATDDLKVAVNAAVLLRRPLLVKGEPGTGKTVLAHEIAKAIDAPLIEWHIKSTTKAHQGLYEYDAVARLRDGQLGDERVHDIRNYIKKGKLWEAFTSPQLPVLLIDEIDKADIEFPNDLLQELDRMSFDVYETGERIAAVDRPVVVITSNNEKELPDAFLRRCFFHYIKFPDRETMQAIIDVHFPGIQKTLVSKALEIFYEVREVPGLKKKPSTSELLDWLKLLLNEDMPLDVLQNRDPAKAIPPLHGALLKNEQDVMLFERLAFMARRQS, encoded by the coding sequence ATGCGTTTCGAAGGAACCAGCAACTACGTCGCCACCGATGACCTGAAGGTCGCGGTAAACGCCGCCGTCCTCCTGCGCCGCCCGCTCCTGGTGAAGGGTGAGCCCGGTACCGGCAAGACCGTGCTGGCGCACGAAATTGCCAAGGCCATTGATGCGCCGCTGATCGAATGGCACATCAAGTCCACCACCAAGGCGCATCAGGGGCTCTACGAGTACGACGCGGTGGCTCGCCTGCGCGATGGCCAGCTGGGCGATGAACGGGTGCATGACATCCGCAACTACATCAAGAAGGGCAAGCTGTGGGAAGCCTTCACCTCGCCGCAGCTGCCGGTCCTGCTGATCGACGAGATCGACAAGGCAGACATCGAGTTCCCGAACGACCTGCTCCAGGAACTCGATCGCATGAGCTTCGATGTCTACGAAACGGGCGAGCGGATCGCCGCTGTGGATCGCCCGGTCGTGGTGATCACCTCGAACAATGAAAAGGAGCTGCCCGACGCCTTCCTGCGCCGCTGCTTCTTCCACTACATCAAGTTCCCCGACCGCGAGACGATGCAGGCGATCATCGATGTCCACTTCCCCGGCATCCAGAAGACGCTCGTCTCCAAGGCGCTCGAGATCTTCTACGAAGTGCGCGAGGTTCCCGGACTGAAGAAGAAGCCTTCGACCTCCGAATTGCTCGACTGGCTGAAGCTGCTGCTTAACGAGGACATGCCGCTCGACGTGCTGCAGAATCGCGATCCCGCCAAGGCTATCCCGCCGCTGCATGGTGCTCTGCTCAAGAACGAGCAGGATGTGATGCTGTTCGAACGGCTTGCCTTCATGGCCCGGCGGCAGAGCTGA
- a CDS encoding class III extradiol ring-cleavage dioxygenase codes for MTQRFPALFLGHGSPMMLISDTAERRAMSVLGQRLPRPRAVLAISAHWQTQGRTHYTAAPWPRTIHDFGGFPDALYQVRYPAPGSDWLQDRLADLLGEQGQPDRDWGFDHGTYGVLLPLFGEDYVPTVAMSLDRSLDPAGFIALGRALAPLREEGVLIVGSGNVVHNLSLWRQSQGTQPDWAVEFQGRINHAMVSADSTALSTFQADDRAAALAINSGEHYLPLLPSHGARMPGDTVGVFNDTVDGALSMTSYLIGDAALVEGLGQ; via the coding sequence ATGACGCAACGCTTTCCCGCCCTGTTCCTCGGCCATGGGTCGCCGATGATGCTGATCAGCGATACCGCCGAGCGTCGCGCCATGAGCGTACTTGGGCAGCGGCTGCCCCGGCCCCGGGCCGTTCTGGCCATCAGCGCGCATTGGCAGACGCAGGGGCGCACCCATTACACCGCTGCACCTTGGCCGCGCACGATCCACGATTTCGGCGGATTTCCCGATGCGCTCTATCAGGTCCGCTATCCTGCTCCCGGATCGGACTGGCTTCAGGACCGGCTGGCGGACCTGCTGGGCGAACAGGGGCAACCGGATAGGGATTGGGGCTTTGACCACGGGACCTATGGCGTCCTCCTGCCGCTGTTCGGCGAAGACTATGTGCCGACCGTCGCCATGAGCCTTGACCGGAGCCTCGATCCTGCCGGTTTCATTGCCCTGGGGCGGGCTCTCGCACCCCTTCGCGAAGAAGGCGTATTGATCGTCGGCAGCGGCAATGTGGTTCATAACCTTTCGCTTTGGCGCCAGTCGCAGGGCACACAGCCGGATTGGGCGGTGGAGTTCCAGGGGCGGATCAATCACGCGATGGTCTCCGCAGACAGCACCGCGCTCAGCACTTTCCAGGCGGATGACCGCGCGGCGGCCTTGGCGATCAACAGCGGCGAGCATTACTTGCCGCTCCTGCCGAGCCATGGGGCACGGATGCCCGGCGACACAGTCGGTGTGTTCAACGATACCGTCGACGGTGCGCTTTCGATGACGAGTTATCTCATCGGTGATGCAGCGCTTGTCGAAGGGCTTGGTCAGTAA
- a CDS encoding VWA domain-containing protein, whose translation MLLNFLDELRAAGIPASIKEHLVLLEALDKEVIEETPEAFYYLARSTFVKDEGLLDRFDQVFAKVFKGVLTDYGQQPVDIPEDWLRAVAERFFSEEEMEKIKALGSWDEIMETLKKRLEEQKERHQGGNKWIGTGGTSPFGHSGYNPEGVRIGGESKHGRAVKVWEQREFKNLDNTRELGTRNIKVALRRLRRFAREGAAEELDLEETIRGTAKQGFLDIHMRAERRNAVKVLLFLDVGGSMDPHIRLVEELFSAATTEFKNLEFFYFHNCLYEGVWKNNARRRTERTPTWDVLHKYGHDYKVIFVGDAAMSPYEITHQGGSVEHFNPEAGAVWMQRVTNTYPATVWLNPVPERQWDYSGSTKIMKELLGGNMFPLTLEGLDDAMRELTRKKH comes from the coding sequence ATGCTTCTGAACTTCCTCGACGAACTGCGCGCCGCGGGTATTCCCGCCTCGATCAAGGAGCACCTGGTGCTGCTTGAGGCGCTGGACAAGGAGGTGATCGAGGAGACGCCTGAAGCGTTCTACTACCTCGCCCGCAGCACCTTTGTGAAAGACGAAGGCCTGCTCGACCGCTTCGATCAGGTGTTCGCCAAGGTCTTCAAGGGCGTGCTGACCGACTATGGACAGCAGCCGGTCGATATCCCGGAAGACTGGCTGCGTGCCGTGGCCGAACGCTTCTTCTCCGAAGAGGAGATGGAAAAGATCAAGGCGCTCGGCTCGTGGGACGAGATCATGGAGACGCTCAAGAAGCGGCTCGAAGAGCAGAAGGAACGCCACCAGGGTGGCAACAAGTGGATTGGCACCGGGGGCACCTCGCCGTTCGGCCACTCGGGCTATAACCCGGAAGGCGTGCGGATCGGGGGCGAGAGCAAGCACGGTCGCGCGGTGAAGGTTTGGGAGCAGCGCGAGTTCAAGAACCTCGACAACACGCGCGAACTGGGCACCCGCAACATCAAGGTAGCGCTGCGCCGCCTGCGCCGTTTCGCCCGCGAAGGGGCGGCCGAAGAGCTGGACCTTGAAGAAACCATCCGCGGAACCGCCAAGCAGGGCTTCCTCGATATCCATATGCGCGCCGAACGCCGCAATGCGGTGAAGGTGCTGCTGTTCCTTGACGTCGGCGGATCGATGGACCCGCATATCCGGCTGGTCGAGGAGCTGTTCAGCGCGGCGACCACAGAGTTCAAGAACCTGGAATTCTTCTACTTCCACAACTGCCTGTACGAAGGCGTCTGGAAGAACAACGCGCGCCGCCGCACGGAGCGCACGCCCACCTGGGACGTGCTTCACAAGTACGGCCATGACTACAAGGTGATCTTCGTCGGCGATGCGGCGATGAGCCCTTACGAGATTACCCATCAGGGCGGTTCGGTCGAGCATTTCAACCCCGAGGCGGGGGCCGTCTGGATGCAGCGCGTGACCAACACCTATCCGGCGACGGTCTGGCTCAATCCCGTGCCGGAGCGGCAGTGGGACTATTCCGGATCGACGAAGATCATGAAGGAACTGCTCGGCGGCAACATGTTCCCCCTGACGCTCGAAGGGCTGGATGACGCCATGCGCGAGCTGACGCGAAAGAAGCATTGA
- a CDS encoding acyltransferase, with amino-acid sequence MLLTASALGFAAALLVAWGLLRAGFPMPDGGGRAQSVDGLRGFLACAVAIHHLIIWFGAISLGRGWQAPEMPLLNQFGAGSVALFFMITAWLLYPKIEKGLGARDWVQLYVGRAFRILPMVALAIAVVILLAWLKSGTALTAEQVPGLFLWLFGLKLPAIGGVSDAARINASVFWYLGQEWFFYVVILPLLYVAVRLWMRLARPGWLILLLLVASWAVSIIWPLRGEDYFVARSPWAFRLFLPVLLAGMAIAAVLRSGLLDRLIASPLFAWASLALFAATVWFCQFPYGWSLPGFLPFMLCLASGRHYGALLSARPVLLLGNLSFSIYVMHPELLYALFGFDTALRSAMGGMSALVTVPAVMVAVVLLAALVHLLAERPMIALGNRVRKAIQRA; translated from the coding sequence ATGTTGCTGACTGCTTCCGCTCTTGGCTTTGCTGCCGCGCTGCTGGTCGCCTGGGGCTTGTTGCGCGCCGGATTCCCGATGCCCGATGGCGGCGGACGGGCGCAGTCGGTTGACGGTCTGCGCGGTTTCCTCGCCTGCGCCGTGGCTATCCATCACCTGATCATCTGGTTCGGGGCGATTTCATTGGGGCGAGGCTGGCAGGCACCCGAAATGCCGCTGTTGAACCAGTTCGGCGCCGGATCGGTGGCGCTGTTCTTCATGATCACTGCCTGGCTGCTCTATCCGAAGATCGAAAAGGGTCTTGGAGCACGGGACTGGGTGCAGCTTTACGTCGGCCGCGCCTTTCGCATCCTGCCGATGGTGGCCCTCGCCATTGCTGTCGTGATCCTGCTGGCCTGGCTTAAGAGCGGCACGGCCTTGACGGCGGAGCAGGTGCCGGGCCTGTTCCTCTGGCTGTTCGGCCTGAAACTGCCGGCTATCGGCGGGGTGAGCGACGCGGCGCGGATCAATGCCTCGGTGTTCTGGTACCTTGGGCAGGAATGGTTCTTCTATGTCGTGATCCTGCCGCTGCTCTACGTCGCGGTGCGGCTGTGGATGCGCCTCGCCCGACCGGGCTGGCTGATCCTGTTGCTGCTGGTCGCCAGCTGGGCAGTCTCGATCATCTGGCCGCTGCGGGGCGAGGACTATTTCGTGGCGCGCAGCCCCTGGGCTTTCCGCCTGTTCCTGCCGGTGCTGCTGGCCGGCATGGCGATCGCCGCGGTGCTGCGTTCTGGGCTGCTGGACAGGCTGATCGCCAGTCCGCTGTTCGCCTGGGCTTCGCTCGCCCTGTTCGCGGCTACGGTGTGGTTCTGCCAGTTCCCCTATGGCTGGTCCCTGCCCGGCTTCCTGCCCTTCATGCTGTGTCTGGCGAGCGGCAGGCATTACGGCGCGCTGCTCTCGGCCCGGCCGGTGCTGCTGCTCGGCAACCTGTCGTTCTCCATCTATGTCATGCACCCCGAACTGCTTTACGCCCTGTTCGGGTTCGATACGGCGCTGCGCTCGGCAATGGGGGGAATGTCGGCGCTGGTCACGGTGCCGGCGGTCATGGTGGCGGTGGTTCTGCTGGCGGCGCTGGTCCACCTGCTGGCAGAGCGCCCGATGATCGCGCTGGGCAACCGGGTGCGCAAGGCGATCCAGCGGGCGTGA
- the tyrS gene encoding tyrosine--tRNA ligase: MTYTSSLLRLLDERGYIHQLTDAEGLDKLAASQVVPGYIGFDATAPSLHVGSLVQIMLLRRLQQAGHKPVVLMGGGTTRIGDPTGRDESRKMLSDETIDANIASIRTIFERFLSFGDGPTDAIMVNNHDWLGKLGYIELLQEVGTHFTVNRMLTFDSVRLRLDREQPMTFLEFNYMILQGYDFRHLEKSMGVRLQMGGSDQWGNIVNGIELARRMDGVEVFGVTTPLLTTADGGKMGKTAAGAVWLNEDQLPSYDFWQYWRNVDDRDVGKFLRLFTDLPLEEIARLESLGGSEINAAKVVLANEVTALCRGADAAKAAEATASATFAGGGVGQDLPVFTLPAEGIGIIDALVGIGFAASRGEAKRLVAGGGARVDGEQVTDENLVIAGGSEVRISSGKKKHGVLRPA; this comes from the coding sequence ATGACATACACTTCATCCCTGCTCCGCCTGCTCGACGAACGTGGCTACATTCACCAGCTCACCGACGCCGAAGGGCTCGACAAGCTTGCTGCATCGCAAGTGGTGCCCGGCTATATCGGCTTCGATGCGACTGCGCCATCGCTCCATGTCGGCAGCCTTGTGCAGATCATGCTGCTCCGCCGGCTGCAGCAGGCCGGCCACAAGCCGGTCGTGCTCATGGGCGGCGGCACCACCCGGATCGGCGATCCCACCGGGCGTGATGAAAGCCGCAAGATGCTCTCGGACGAGACGATCGATGCCAACATCGCCTCGATCCGCACGATCTTCGAACGCTTCCTCAGCTTCGGCGATGGCCCGACCGATGCAATCATGGTCAACAACCACGATTGGCTGGGCAAGCTGGGCTATATCGAGCTGCTTCAGGAAGTGGGCACCCACTTTACCGTGAACCGCATGCTGACCTTCGATTCGGTGCGGCTGCGGCTTGATCGCGAACAGCCGATGACCTTCCTCGAATTCAACTACATGATCCTGCAGGGCTACGATTTCCGGCACCTGGAAAAGTCCATGGGCGTGCGTCTGCAGATGGGCGGCAGCGACCAGTGGGGCAATATCGTCAACGGTATCGAACTTGCGCGGCGCATGGACGGCGTCGAGGTGTTCGGCGTTACGACTCCGCTGCTTACCACCGCCGATGGCGGCAAGATGGGCAAGACCGCGGCCGGTGCGGTGTGGCTGAACGAAGACCAGCTGCCTTCCTACGATTTCTGGCAATACTGGCGCAACGTGGATGACCGCGACGTCGGCAAGTTCCTGCGCCTGTTCACCGACCTGCCGCTTGAGGAAATCGCGCGGCTCGAATCGCTCGGCGGCAGCGAGATCAACGCGGCGAAGGTTGTGCTTGCCAACGAAGTGACGGCCCTGTGCCGCGGTGCCGATGCCGCCAAGGCTGCCGAAGCCACGGCTTCTGCCACATTCGCGGGTGGCGGCGTTGGCCAGGACTTGCCGGTCTTCACCCTGCCCGCAGAGGGAATCGGCATCATCGATGCGCTCGTCGGAATCGGATTCGCGGCCAGCAGGGGTGAAGCCAAGCGCCTTGTCGCCGGCGGCGGCGCCCGCGTCGATGGTGAGCAGGTCACGGATGAAAACCTTGTGATCGCAGGCGGTTCGGAGGTTCGCATCTCGTCCGGCAAGAAGAAGCACGGGGTCCTGCGCCCGGCCTGA
- a CDS encoding exo-beta-N-acetylmuramidase NamZ domain-containing protein — protein MKFGIDRLLGDPALLGELSQKRVALVAHPASVTEDLIHSLDALIAAGVNVTSAFGPQHGLKGDKQDNMVETADETDPLYGIPVFSLYGEVRRPSGQMMGTADVFLFDLQDLGCRIYTFVTTLLYLLEAAAEHGKEVWVLDRPNPAGRPVEGTLLVPGQESFVGAAPMPMRHGLTMGEMGHWFIDHFGLDVAYRVIAMQGWEPAGRGHGWPQDRVWINPSPNAANINMARAYAGTVMLEGATLSEGRGTTRPLEVLFGAPDVDAKAVLAEMRRLAPDWLKGCALRECWFEPTFHKHAGKLCSGLMIHAEGPFYEHHEFRPWRLQALAFKAIRRLYPDYPIWRDFPYEYEFERLAIDVINGGPALREWVDNPASSPADLERIAGADEAKWRERIAPFLLY, from the coding sequence GTGAAATTCGGTATAGACCGCCTGCTGGGCGATCCGGCGCTTCTGGGTGAACTGTCGCAAAAGCGCGTCGCGCTCGTCGCCCATCCGGCGAGCGTGACCGAAGACCTGATCCATTCGCTCGACGCACTGATTGCGGCGGGCGTGAATGTTACCTCGGCATTCGGCCCGCAACATGGGCTCAAGGGCGACAAGCAGGACAATATGGTCGAGACGGCGGACGAGACCGATCCGCTCTACGGCATCCCGGTCTTCAGCCTTTACGGAGAAGTGCGCCGCCCCTCTGGCCAGATGATGGGCACGGCAGACGTCTTCCTGTTCGACCTGCAGGACCTGGGCTGCCGCATCTACACTTTCGTTACAACGCTGCTCTACCTGCTCGAGGCCGCTGCCGAGCATGGCAAGGAAGTCTGGGTGCTCGACCGCCCGAACCCCGCAGGGCGCCCGGTGGAAGGTACCTTGCTCGTTCCGGGACAGGAAAGCTTCGTCGGCGCTGCGCCCATGCCGATGCGCCACGGCCTTACCATGGGCGAAATGGGGCACTGGTTCATCGATCACTTCGGGCTCGATGTGGCCTATCGCGTCATTGCGATGCAGGGCTGGGAACCGGCCGGTCGAGGCCATGGCTGGCCGCAGGACCGGGTCTGGATCAACCCGAGCCCCAATGCCGCCAACATCAACATGGCCCGCGCCTATGCCGGTACCGTAATGCTGGAGGGCGCAACGCTGAGCGAGGGCAGGGGAACGACCCGTCCGCTGGAAGTCCTGTTCGGCGCACCCGATGTCGATGCCAAGGCGGTGCTTGCCGAAATGCGCCGGCTTGCACCGGACTGGCTGAAGGGATGCGCGCTGCGCGAATGCTGGTTCGAACCGACCTTTCACAAGCATGCTGGCAAGTTGTGCTCGGGCCTGATGATCCACGCCGAGGGGCCATTCTACGAGCACCATGAATTCCGCCCCTGGCGCTTGCAGGCGCTGGCCTTCAAGGCGATCCGGCGGCTCTATCCCGACTATCCGATCTGGCGCGACTTCCCCTACGAGTATGAGTTCGAGAGGCTGGCGATCGACGTGATCAACGGTGGCCCGGCGCTGCGCGAATGGGTGGACAATCCTGCATCGTCCCCCGCCGACCTCGAACGCATTGCCGGGGCGGACGAAGCGAAGTGGCGCGAACGAATTGCGCCTTTCCTGCTTTACTGA
- a CDS encoding DUF817 domain-containing protein, with protein sequence MANTAHTRFGAVRARLEAFEPRPGWRAWLFEFLLFGFKQAWACLFGALMLALLLGTHLFYPAGASLARYDFLTIAALAIQVAMLALRLETLDEARVILAFHVVGTVMELFKTAFGSWTYPEASLLRIGGVPLFSGFMYAAVGNYIARVWRIFDFRYSAYPAVWATQLLGVAIYVNFFAHHWLPDVRLVLFAAIGPLFWRTRIHFLNWRSHRWMPLLLGWFLVALFIWLAENIATFSNAWIYPDQKDGWQMVSPSKLGAWYLLMYISFVLVASVHGTRKPD encoded by the coding sequence TTGGCCAACACTGCACATACCCGATTTGGCGCGGTCCGGGCGAGGCTTGAGGCTTTCGAGCCCCGGCCGGGCTGGCGTGCGTGGCTGTTCGAGTTCCTGCTGTTCGGCTTCAAGCAGGCATGGGCTTGCCTGTTCGGGGCCTTGATGCTGGCGCTCCTGCTGGGCACGCACCTGTTCTATCCCGCAGGAGCGTCGCTTGCGCGCTATGACTTCCTCACGATAGCCGCGCTGGCGATCCAGGTGGCCATGCTGGCGCTGCGGCTCGAGACGCTGGACGAGGCGAGGGTCATCCTTGCCTTCCATGTCGTCGGCACAGTCATGGAGCTGTTCAAGACCGCGTTCGGATCGTGGACCTATCCGGAAGCGAGCCTGCTTCGCATCGGGGGCGTGCCACTGTTCTCAGGCTTCATGTATGCCGCGGTTGGCAACTACATCGCCCGGGTCTGGCGCATCTTCGACTTCCGCTACTCGGCCTATCCCGCCGTCTGGGCCACCCAGCTGCTGGGCGTGGCGATCTATGTGAACTTCTTTGCCCATCACTGGCTGCCGGATGTTCGCCTGGTGCTGTTTGCCGCCATCGGCCCGCTGTTCTGGCGCACCCGGATCCACTTCCTCAACTGGCGATCACATCGCTGGATGCCTCTGCTGCTGGGCTGGTTTCTTGTCGCCCTGTTCATCTGGCTGGCGGAGAACATCGCGACATTCTCGAACGCATGGATCTACCCCGATCAGAAGGACGGCTGGCAGATGGTTTCGCCATCCAAGCTTGGGGCCTGGTACCTGCTGATGTATATCTCCTTCGTGCTGGTGGCTTCGGTCCACGGCACCCGCAAACCGGATTGA
- a CDS encoding DUF3617 family protein: MKLTCRTLALALALPLAACSSSGSDADQAALAEEAVDGLASGKWDISSRLASMDLSQADPDGVERAQEMMQEERTNTMCLELSQRTSPPATMFYPGNEPCSFKSFTMAKGRITGRLQCASDTIEPARLTGHYDQKAFSVTIIKTLPGNEGRTTERTYSTGGRHKGTC; this comes from the coding sequence ATGAAGCTGACCTGCCGCACCCTTGCCCTCGCCCTAGCGCTCCCCCTCGCCGCCTGCAGCAGCAGCGGCAGCGATGCCGATCAGGCTGCCTTGGCCGAGGAAGCGGTCGATGGCCTCGCCTCCGGCAAGTGGGACATATCCAGCCGCCTTGCCTCGATGGACCTGTCGCAGGCCGATCCGGACGGGGTCGAACGGGCGCAGGAGATGATGCAGGAAGAGCGCACGAACACCATGTGTCTTGAGCTCTCGCAGCGCACGTCGCCGCCCGCGACCATGTTCTACCCGGGCAACGAGCCATGCAGCTTCAAGAGCTTCACCATGGCCAAGGGCCGCATTACCGGCCGGCTGCAATGCGCCAGCGATACCATCGAGCCGGCGCGCCTGACGGGGCATTACGACCAGAAGGCCTTCTCGGTGACCATCATCAAGACGCTGCCCGGCAACGAAGGCCGGACCACCGAGCGGACCTACTCCACCGGTGGCCGTCACAAGGGCACCTGCTGA
- a CDS encoding PilZ domain-containing protein, protein MPVGAQLTVTDMRRAARHPVDHKVIGEHRRLGDLHLHIVNISAHGFMVEGDLPLSRGERIVIRLPHVGRIEAHLIWTTEGRGGFQFERIIRPDDFFALIDTLQPNPRLRRAR, encoded by the coding sequence ATGCCGGTTGGAGCACAACTCACTGTCACCGACATGCGCCGCGCCGCGCGCCATCCGGTAGACCACAAGGTCATCGGTGAGCACCGCCGTCTGGGTGATCTGCATCTCCATATCGTCAACATCTCCGCGCATGGGTTCATGGTTGAAGGCGACCTGCCCCTCAGCCGTGGTGAGCGCATTGTCATCCGCCTGCCTCACGTCGGCCGGATCGAGGCGCACCTGATCTGGACAACCGAGGGCCGTGGCGGATTCCAGTTCGAACGCATCATCCGTCCGGATGATTTCTTTGCCCTGATCGATACGCTCCAGCCGAACCCCCGCCTGCGCCGCGCCCGCTGA
- a CDS encoding DOMON-like domain-containing protein, which produces MGTLPLKPHDDTPPLALRSIEAAVLGIEHGWLRLRWKLEGTERLVIPAFAGRGRADGLWQATCFEMFLRQPGSRSYIELNLSPSERWAAYDFAGYREGMAQRPMPRDADCTLRRGGAMAFFDAAVPLAGLPELPWEFNLTAVIEEEGGHKSYWALAHAPGGPDFHHAACFVATLAAPGAA; this is translated from the coding sequence TTGGGAACTTTGCCGCTGAAACCGCATGACGATACCCCGCCCCTGGCGCTGCGCAGTATCGAGGCTGCCGTCCTGGGGATCGAGCATGGCTGGCTACGCCTGCGCTGGAAGTTGGAAGGGACAGAGCGCCTTGTCATCCCCGCCTTTGCCGGCCGGGGCAGGGCGGATGGGCTGTGGCAGGCCACCTGCTTCGAGATGTTCCTGCGCCAGCCCGGAAGCCGCTCCTATATCGAGCTGAACCTTTCTCCTTCCGAGCGGTGGGCAGCCTATGACTTCGCCGGATACCGCGAGGGCATGGCGCAAAGGCCCATGCCTCGCGATGCCGATTGCACACTGCGGCGCGGCGGGGCCATGGCCTTCTTTGATGCCGCCGTGCCACTCGCCGGCCTTCCCGAATTGCCGTGGGAATTCAACTTGACCGCGGTTATCGAGGAGGAAGGCGGCCACAAGTCGTACTGGGCCCTGGCCCACGCACCCGGCGGGCCGGACTTTCACCATGCCGCTTGCTTCGTCGCAACACTTGCGGCACCCGGCGCGGCATGA
- a CDS encoding nuclear transport factor 2 family protein — protein sequence MPGFEDWKAICETKARYCRLMDTKDWQAWADVFTEDLVLDSTPAGGYRIEGRDKAIATVRGSIEDAKTSHQVHNPEITFDGEDAADVIWAMQDRVEMSAERQAATGHIGHTGYGHYHERYVRCPDGQWRIRESRLSYLHFDARG from the coding sequence ATGCCGGGATTTGAGGACTGGAAGGCGATCTGCGAGACCAAGGCGCGCTATTGCCGGCTGATGGACACCAAGGACTGGCAAGCCTGGGCAGACGTGTTCACCGAAGACCTGGTCCTCGATAGCACCCCCGCGGGCGGCTACCGCATCGAAGGTCGCGACAAGGCCATCGCGACGGTCCGCGGCTCGATCGAGGATGCGAAGACATCGCATCAGGTCCACAATCCCGAGATCACCTTCGATGGCGAGGACGCCGCAGACGTCATCTGGGCCATGCAGGACCGGGTGGAGATGAGCGCGGAACGGCAGGCGGCGACCGGGCATATCGGCCATACCGGCTACGGGCACTATCACGAACGCTATGTCCGCTGCCCTGATGGCCAGTGGCGGATCAGGGAATCGCGCCTCAGCTACCTGCACTTCGACGCAAGGGGCTAG